GCTGGCGGCTGCCAGCTCCTCGGAGAAGCACAATTCCTCGGGCATCTTGCAGGCGGGCCGGTGGGCCGCCAGGATAAACtccagcttctccttctccttcagcagGTTAGCAATCTCCGCCTGCAGCGCGgacttctcctcctccagctggtCGGTCTCCTGCCGAGAGAGCAGGCTGTCAGCCAGGGCCGGCATCACTCCCAGCTGGCGTCCCCTTCCTCCCGTCATCCCCGCCCCCGGTactccctcttccccagccACCTCCCGGGCAGCACTTACCGCCTGCAGCGTGTCGGTGAGCTCCCGTCGCCGGTTGCGGCACTTGGCCGCTGCCATCTTGTTCCGTTCCCGGCGgatccttctcttttcctcctcctccgggGACAGCTGCGAGCAGAGAGAGACCGCTCAGTCCCGCTGCCAGCCTGCTGCCTCCCGGCCAGGGCAACCCGCCGGCGGCGCGTTCCCCCGGTCCCCCCAACAACGCCAATCCGTACTCACCTGTTCGACTTTGCCCCGGCGGCCGATGCTCTGTCCGCGGCCGCCCGGCGCCTTCAGCACTGCGGGGCGGGAGTAGGTGGTGGGGGCGGCCGCCGAGACGCCGTAGGGGTGCCCGCGGCTCTGGGAAGGGGCCACTGAAGAGATGAGAGTGGGCTGCACCAGCCACTGCAGGTCGGGGCTGGTGGAGATGGCCGTCACCGTAGGCACGAAGCTGGCGCTGGAGGCGGCCAGGTCGGTGCAGAAGTCCTGTAGGTCAGAAGAAGGGGGGGGGCTGCCGTCAGCGGAGCGCCCGGGCCGCTCCCCGCCGtccccggggccgcggcgccGCGCTGCCAGCGCCGGCTCCACACGAGAGCGGCCTGTTATAAATATCTCTGACGTCCGCGCTGACGCAGACGCTGCTCCGGAGTCTCCTCAATGAACTCGCGTTTTATCAATGAAGCCGCTTTACACACCCGCCGCAGAGCGCGGCCCGGGCTACGGCACCCCCCGACCGCCCCGCCTCGGCACCGGGGCCGCTCCCCATGCCAGTCCCCGGCCTGACCTCCTCCGCGGACACGGCTAGCCCCGCACCACCCGCTCCCGTCCCGTCCCCTCCTGAgcgctcctgccctgccccggccAAGAGCGCAGCCGGCACGCTCAGCAACTCACCTGCGGGTTGACAGGCGAGCCCATGCTCGAGAATGAGTCCGCCGGGGAGGGGTAATAGGTGAGGCTGTCCCCGGCCGGGGAAGCGCTGCTGCAGCGGGAGGACGGCGCCTCGTACTCTCCGGCGAAGCCCTGATACATCATGTCGGCTCGGTACGCGCAAGCCGAAGGTGAGAGGTGATGCGACGGTGGCAAAGTGTCCTTGGGGATGAAGCGAGGAGGGGTCGGCTGCGTGCGTCCCTGTGCCTGGTCCGCGCCGCGCGTCTCTCCGCTCCACCGCCGGGgctgcctgagctgctggagtACCGCGCCGTGCCTCCCTTTTATACCCTCCCGCCGACGTCACAAGGGACGTGCCACCCGCGCCTATGGGGGGGGTCGCCCGCCCCGTGCCCGCCCCGCGCctccccggggccgccccgcgcGCCGTCTGCCGCCGCCCCCCCCGGAAGAGACCCACGGCAtggggcggggggcggccgcAGGGGCAGGGgggccccagggcagagcaggagggagcgGCCGTGGAGCTACCCCCCCGCGCGGAGTGGTACGGCCGGGCTCGGGAACCCACTGACGCAGATATCCTTATATGGGATACATCCTGTGCGAGGGGGCGTGACTGACGGGAAGcgctccaggctgcagccaagtgcggcgggcgggcggcgcgcgggacaggacgggacgggacggtTCGGGACGCGACGGCCCCTCCCCCATCGCCTGGCGAGACCCTGCGAGGGCTCTGGGGCAgtgacactgccctgagggctgCCCTCCCGCAGCAGGTGACCCCCTCCCCGGGGGCGCCGTCCCGCCGCAAGTGAACCCCTCCCTTCAGCGGGGCCCCGCGCAGCCTTGCAGCCTTGGAGCCAGGTGCTCCAAGGAAGGCGGCGAAGAAGGGGCCCGGCGGGCCAGGGGGGCGCTTTGCGCTGCAGGTCAAGCCCCATCGTCAGCACTAAGCGGGGTCTGCCCGTAGCTGGGCACAGGTATTCAGTGGGCCCCATGCACGGAAAGCTCAACTTACACCCGTCCCTCCAGCGAGGAGCGCGTTATGCTCATGTGTCACTATTGACTTCTCTATTATGTATGTTTGTAATTGTCGAGAGTGAGGGTAATGGCACAGGGTAATGGCGGTGGGAAGCCCTGCCAGGGAAGCCTGAGGGGCCGCAGCCCTCCGGGAAGGTTGGGAGAGCTTGGTTGGGAGCAGTGCtcgggggggcgggggggggctgGGATAGCCGCCAAGAGCATGGGCAAGAAGCCATCGGGAAACCACCGACGAGGAGAGAGAGGGGCGAGGCTCGTCCTTTCCTccagtttgggttttgttttgatcCTTGTTGCAGCGAAGCCCGGAGACACCCACCCACGACGGGGATgtcaggcagccctggctcaggTCAGGCTAAGGTGGGAGCCAGACCGCAGACTCGCCTTGCACGGGCGCCAAGAGATCGCGGCTATAGATAGTAacagggaagctgcagcagggagcgTGTTTACAGCAACAAACAGAGCCTGCAGCGCAGTCTCCAGGCAGGAGCGtcacccagccaggctgggatcctgctggcAGCCTCTCCCTCTGTTTGAGCTCATGGGCTAAATGCAGCActtgatgctgctgctgttgctgttgctgcGCGAGCAACCTCCGTTCTTAGAGATCTGGGCCACGGGGGCGGGAGAACTGGGCCAGCTGCTATTTCTGAACTGCCCGtcagagcagaggggacagccaAGGACTGCCGCAGCTCACGGCCCATACCGCtccctgggaaaggagctgCGGGGGCCCGTGCTGCTCTCATCAGCTCAGTGCTGGCCCGCGGGCTAGTCCATCCCGGGGCAGGCATCTGTCACCCCAGGTTCCTGTGCTGCCACGAGTTCTTTTCCCTGGCCAGCATTCCCCTCATGCCAGCTACTGAAAGACTGGGGCAAGCATGGTCTCTTTGGCAGCCCGAGGCTGCAGGTGAGGAGgccctcagcactgcccagagGAGGGATGTGCCAGCAAATTAGCAAAGCCACGAttctgccatccctgccagcagTGAGCAACAGGCCAAACCTCTGCAGCCACATCCCCAGCAGGGCCTAGGTCAACACATCAGTGCCCAGCATGGGCAAGAGCCTCTGACACAGTTTCCAGTCTCAGACATTTGCCAGGCACATTTCAGAAAAACCCTGTTTAGCCCTCCTCTCTAGAAACTGTCCCAGGGTTCCTCTACCCAAACTACTTTCCCCAAAAGAAGTGTCTGGAAATCAGGGGGGGAATCCACTTTACCAAAGGCCACAATATTTTTGTGGTGCAATGCAAACCATCTGTTGCCATCTCCACTGGTGACCAAGCATGATCTGTTTGTACCAAATGGAAAGTGCACAGATGCCGCACATTTCTAACACGTGGAGGCAACGAAACAGAGAAAGCGAAAACACATGACGTGGGTTTGTTGTTTGCTCCAAACACAGGGTGCACACGTTTTACCACAGTATGTGtgagaacaaaaaaaggaagcaagCAGTACCGCAGGGACAAAACAGAGTCAGAGCATGAACCCTCCTGCCTGAGTGAGAGGGTTGCCCTCACCAGCATGCCAGGTTGATGGAGATTCCTCATCTCCCCTGCCAGCTGGGAACGAGAAGAGGCATTAGACCCTCATAAATTAGTCTGATCTGTGGAATGGACCATGAGTTCAGTGACTACAACATTATTAAACCTGTACAACCAGGGCCAGCAGGGTTTTGACAGGCTCTGGTGGTGCTTGGCCAGCCTTCATCTGCAGGGACACACCCCCTCTAGGGACTATTCCCTTGCTTCAGACAAGCCCACTGCATCTCTGGGTCCTGTGCTGGTGTGGAGGAGGTGGCTGCTGACTGTCACCAGCAGAGAGATGGCTCTTCCCAGATGCCTGGCCAGACAGAAGAGGCCATTCCCACTGCACTTCTTGGACATCACAATGGGGCCGGCAGGGCAGAAGGACAGCATCCATCCAATGAGGATCTTGTCCTGCATGCCAACAGAACCCCTCCACCTTCCTGGCCTCCACTTTTTCTCCTATCAagcagggagatgggaaagcTTGCAGCTCTGAGGCTTAGAACAGAACAGTGAGCCCCTAAGCCTCAGAGTGCAGCACTGGAACTTGGCCCTACTTTCACACCCCTCCTTCATCTGAGCTTGCAACTCAGGCTGGCCTTGgaaaaccacagcagaaaagCACCTGAGGCACGTGGGCCAGTGCAACTGCACAGCCAAAACCCACTTCAGGGGCAAGAGATGGCTGTGCCTATATTTGGCCATGCACCAGGGGAAAGTTCATGCCAGCAACATGGCCCTTTGGTAGTCACATGACCGTCTCAACCCACTCTCTGTCAGCAGCGCTGACTGTAGCATGGTTCCATATTCCTTCTCTAGACACACAACGTGATGGACATCTGCTTCCAGCTAACCAGGGACTATTGGGGTCATTGGGAAGGAGACCAGACAGCCAGAGTTCAGCAGCAGAACTGGCATGCATGGGGCACTGCTGTGACACCAAGAAATAGCACCCCTGCACTGAGAAGTCATCACTGCCTGGCGAAGCATTCTGCCCATACTATCAGAGGATCCGCACAATAACCTGAGCACCTGTTGCAGTACAGATTTTATGGGCAGGATCCAGGGGCATTTGTGAAATTCTCCCCGAACACACCTGCATATCCACTGCTCCTGGTGTCCCACAATGCATTCACTCCCAGCACAAGGGATCCCATCCctccccttgtccccagagAAGCTTTTAAAgccaggcagaggctgcagggcttagaagaaaacaggatggaaaagcagaaaaggggGTTGAAAAACCAGTGGTGAGAGCCTGCCCCCTCTGTTGATGTGGCTGGGAAGCAAAGGGTGGAGGAAGGGCTCATAGTATGTTATCCCAGTGTCCTGAACTCCCCCCAAGACACACTGCAGCTATCACCCTCCCACCTAGCCTGGGAGCCTCCAGGAGGGCAGGGTTCCCACCTCTGCTGGTCTTAAAGGTACACTGCATACCCAAAGCAAAGTATAAATAGTAATTAATGATCACAGCAGCTGGGTGTGTGACAGGGACATCCTAAAGAATAAACACCACGAGCAGAGACATCCCGGCACCTCGTGGTCGCACAGCCGCGTGCCATGGGCCACCAATTACTGCTGATGTTGCTGTTGTGCCATCCCACTTATTCTCACCACTCTTTGCCTGCACCATGCTGGATACTAACTCACCAGGCACAGCTGGACCTTGCTGCACACACTGAGGAACCCGTGCACGGCTCACAGCCAGCAGGTGTGGAAGAGCTTCGGCCACTGAAGCACTTTCTCTGCACCCTCTTGCCCCAAGGGCAGGCTGGCAGCCATCACCCCGCGAGCCAGGGTTCATAACCCTGAGCAATTTGAGCACAAAGTTCTCCAGATAAAACTCCAAAACtcttgctgctgcctccaccAATGTGCCGTGTGTGCTATGGCAGTGCGACAAAGCCGGAACACCATGGCCAAGCTGGCCTCTtagctccctgccagctccagcaccatAGGCCCATCCCAGGGC
This portion of the Vidua chalybeata isolate OUT-0048 chromosome 6, bVidCha1 merged haplotype, whole genome shotgun sequence genome encodes:
- the FOS gene encoding protein c-Fos, with the translated sequence MMYQGFAGEYEAPSSRCSSASPAGDSLTYYPSPADSFSSMGSPVNPQDFCTDLAASSASFVPTVTAISTSPDLQWLVQPTLISSVAPSQSRGHPYGVSAAAPTTYSRPAVLKAPGGRGQSIGRRGKVEQLSPEEEEKRRIRRERNKMAAAKCRNRRRELTDTLQAETDQLEEEKSALQAEIANLLKEKEKLEFILAAHRPACKMPEELCFSEELAAASAATALDLGTPSPPMTEEAAFALPLMPEAPPAVPPKETSSSGLELKAEPFDELLFSTGPREASRSVPDMDLPGASSFYPSDWESLTAGTSGELEPLCTPVVTCTPCPSTYTSTFVFTYPEAEAFPSCAAAHRKGSSSNEPSSDSLSSPTLLAL